Proteins from a single region of Butyrivibrio fibrisolvens:
- a CDS encoding GHKL domain-containing protein: MNIFTKKIDKEIEVYQRELVETHYKEVDNMYRKMRGWRHDYRNHIQMMKALAANNDMDGIKAYLDQLDTDLNTVDTVIKTGNAMADAILNSKISLAQSKDINVQVDAHIPVKLKMSELDLCCIIGNLFDNAIEASLELPASERIIRVYMDMKGTQLYISFTNFTAGKKLKKIGKLFSTTKGEGHGFGLIRIDGIVERLGGYLSRNSEDGAFTTEILIPQM; this comes from the coding sequence ATGAATATTTTTACAAAAAAGATAGACAAAGAAATAGAAGTATACCAGCGCGAACTTGTAGAGACTCACTACAAAGAAGTTGATAACATGTACAGGAAAATGCGCGGCTGGAGGCATGACTACCGTAACCACATCCAGATGATGAAGGCTCTTGCGGCCAATAATGACATGGATGGGATCAAGGCGTATCTGGATCAGCTTGATACGGATCTTAATACTGTTGATACCGTTATCAAGACAGGTAATGCCATGGCGGATGCAATCCTTAACAGTAAGATATCTCTTGCTCAGTCCAAAGATATAAATGTTCAGGTGGATGCCCACATTCCTGTTAAGCTCAAAATGTCAGAACTTGACCTTTGCTGTATCATAGGCAATCTTTTTGATAATGCGATAGAGGCGAGTTTAGAGCTTCCTGCCTCCGAGCGCATTATCCGTGTATATATGGACATGAAGGGCACTCAGCTCTATATTTCTTTTACCAACTTTACAGCAGGTAAGAAGCTCAAGAAGATCGGTAAACTCTTTAGCACCACCAAAGGTGAAGGGCACGGTTTTGGCCTTATCAGAATTGACGGAATCGTAGAAAGGCTCGGCGGTTACCTTAGCAGGAACAGTGAAGACGGAGCGTTTACAACAGAGATTCTGATACCGCAAATGTAA
- a CDS encoding LytTR family DNA-binding domain-containing protein has product MSDYKIAICDDTEVDRNYIKDIVSNWARQSGHSVDICLFSSAEEFLFEYEEDKSYQILLLDIEMGKMDGVTMAKKIRKTSDSAQIVFITGYSDYIAEGYEVAALHYLMKPVKEDKLFEVLDRAAKKISKDGKVLILESGGEIDMVPIYRIRYVDVRANYITVHADKDITVKKTLSEIEKELDERFFRVGRSCIVNLTCISRVTKTDIYFNDGGSVQLPRGSYEKVNRAIINNS; this is encoded by the coding sequence ATGAGCGATTATAAGATAGCGATCTGTGATGACACAGAAGTGGATAGAAACTATATAAAAGATATTGTAAGTAACTGGGCACGTCAAAGTGGTCATAGCGTAGACATCTGCCTTTTTTCTTCAGCAGAAGAGTTTCTATTTGAATATGAAGAGGATAAGAGTTACCAGATCCTTCTGCTTGATATTGAGATGGGCAAGATGGACGGCGTGACTATGGCCAAAAAGATACGAAAGACAAGTGACAGCGCCCAGATCGTATTTATCACAGGCTATTCTGATTATATAGCTGAAGGATACGAAGTAGCGGCGCTGCATTATCTGATGAAGCCGGTCAAGGAGGATAAGCTGTTTGAAGTTCTTGACAGGGCTGCTAAGAAGATCTCAAAGGACGGGAAGGTGCTTATACTTGAATCAGGCGGCGAGATAGATATGGTTCCGATCTACAGGATTCGCTATGTTGATGTCAGGGCTAACTATATAACTGTTCATGCGGATAAGGATATTACGGTTAAAAAGACTCTTAGCGAGATAGAAAAAGAGCTTGATGAGAGATTTTTCAGGGTCGGAAGATCCTGTATTGTAAATCTGACTTGCATAAGCAGAGTTACAAAGACGGATATCTACTTTAATGATGGCGGATCTGTACAGCTTCCGAGGGGAAGCTATGAGAAGGTTAATCGCGCGATCATTAATAACTCCTGA
- a CDS encoding DUF3472 domain-containing protein, whose amino-acid sequence MRKKILSLFMSSIMTVSLLTGCSGSGVSLDMSKNDEETSSDKDNSSDNQNESDDEKENDSDSNSSATDDTEASVESLFGTEGYPYDIDPSDPNPEDRMAHNIYLDPDLSGTSKAFSAFSIDFKTSDDPENTYWALCNWNMHNGAGAYAGLQNDGGNRVAVLSLWKNENVSDPNLAFATLIYPEDTAENFDNEGSGVKHIKTYSWEKNHWYRMVIRAFDPEWTDTTVVEEWIQDKESGEWTLYAAYDTHIKNSYLEGAMSCFMENYIGNTCNELRSMNLNNIYVMEYGSDKWTAIDTATLKVDTPDAEHDNKKGGYNFGATEDYFWGYTCGSGDDFVKTQTSLPTQDTFTIKMTDSAPDFDFAHDYGFETTVSSEPIYTIDITWTYFDGDPYGIYDDDPTIDGDKNDTFVNISDGNSSVAFSDRIDSDGNTDTYYSLVNGIEEKVYSITTNENGYTVQIFRNDITYNISWETLINDIETDCYAIITDSTGYQEIRYRDDYLTRSYTGAWYFPICSISNGVLGDYIFE is encoded by the coding sequence ATGAGAAAAAAAATATTAAGTCTTTTTATGTCATCTATCATGACCGTTTCGTTACTGACAGGCTGTTCAGGATCAGGTGTATCGCTTGATATGTCAAAAAATGATGAAGAAACATCAAGTGATAAAGACAATTCATCAGATAACCAAAATGAATCTGATGATGAAAAGGAAAATGATTCTGATAGCAATTCATCTGCAACAGATGATACGGAAGCTTCAGTAGAATCTTTATTCGGAACAGAAGGCTACCCTTATGATATAGATCCTTCTGATCCTAATCCGGAAGATCGCATGGCGCATAATATTTATCTTGATCCTGATCTTAGCGGTACATCCAAAGCTTTCAGCGCGTTTAGTATTGACTTCAAAACTTCTGATGATCCTGAAAATACCTATTGGGCTTTGTGTAACTGGAACATGCATAATGGAGCCGGTGCCTATGCTGGACTACAGAACGATGGAGGCAATAGAGTTGCAGTTCTTTCTCTTTGGAAAAATGAAAATGTATCCGATCCTAATTTAGCCTTTGCAACTTTAATCTATCCAGAAGATACTGCAGAAAATTTTGACAATGAAGGTTCCGGTGTAAAGCATATAAAAACATATTCATGGGAAAAAAACCACTGGTACAGGATGGTCATCAGAGCTTTCGATCCCGAATGGACAGATACAACCGTTGTTGAAGAGTGGATCCAAGATAAAGAAAGCGGTGAATGGACTCTTTATGCAGCTTATGACACCCATATCAAGAACTCTTATCTTGAAGGAGCTATGTCTTGCTTCATGGAGAACTATATTGGAAATACCTGTAACGAGCTTAGAAGCATGAATCTTAATAACATCTATGTTATGGAATATGGTAGCGATAAATGGACTGCTATAGACACTGCTACTCTCAAAGTTGATACTCCTGATGCTGAGCATGATAACAAAAAAGGCGGCTATAACTTTGGTGCTACAGAGGACTATTTCTGGGGCTACACCTGCGGAAGTGGCGATGATTTTGTAAAAACCCAGACTTCACTTCCTACTCAGGATACTTTCACTATTAAAATGACAGACTCCGCTCCTGACTTTGATTTCGCCCATGATTACGGATTCGAGACAACCGTAAGCTCCGAACCAATCTATACAATAGATATAACTTGGACTTATTTCGATGGTGATCCATATGGCATATATGACGATGATCCTACAATTGATGGCGATAAAAACGATACTTTTGTAAATATATCAGATGGAAATTCATCTGTAGCTTTTTCCGATAGAATTGATTCTGATGGCAACACTGATACTTATTACTCGCTTGTAAATGGTATCGAAGAAAAAGTTTACAGTATTACTACAAATGAAAATGGATATACAGTCCAAATATTTAGAAATGATATTACATACAATATTTCCTGGGAGACACTCATAAACGATATAGAAACAGATTGCTATGCTATCATTACAGATTCTACTGGATACCAGGAAATAAGATACCGTGATGATTACTTAACAAGAAGTTATACAGGCGCATGGTATTTTCCAATTTGCTCAATTTCAAACGGAGTTCTTGGCGACTATATATTCGAATAA
- a CDS encoding PadR family transcriptional regulator: MQEISSDVIRGYNDTIILFFLRKEPSYGYEISKNIKAVSDDKYLIKETTLYSAFTRLEKNGYITSFSKEADNGKKRTYYRITDSGLKYYQEKCEEWQLTKDVIERFIDL; encoded by the coding sequence ATGCAAGAGATCAGCAGTGATGTGATCCGAGGTTATAATGACACCATCATCCTCTTTTTCCTGAGAAAAGAGCCATCCTACGGCTACGAGATATCCAAGAATATCAAAGCCGTGTCCGATGACAAGTACCTTATCAAGGAGACCACGCTCTACTCAGCTTTTACAAGGCTTGAGAAGAACGGCTACATAACCTCCTTTAGTAAGGAAGCTGACAATGGCAAAAAACGTACCTATTACCGGATCACAGATTCCGGCCTTAAGTACTATCAGGAAAAGTGTGAAGAATGGCAGCTGACCAAGGATGTAATCGAAAGATTCATTGATTTGTAA
- a CDS encoding DUF2268 domain-containing protein: protein MKVNRVFSPDIYTKIMLAEPDKKDDIYRYEMMMPFKGKWDLYHIPMKPTHPGGYDIIMANNRLGLMPPSEIDSKLRESIEALYDESIWDSCQKAIETALKRFEDQGVELKVKEYLYSIFLANPKNAYTIMNEGYCGDGGIPGYIMGWLIPSADTIKRLPAALAHETNHNVRYQYIKWTNDINLAEMIVSEGLAENYATTIFGEEFLGPWVTKTDMELMPLIKEIIHDGLNVTGFAEITGYLYGDEMAELQQFPKAGLPYCAGYATGYYLIKYYLEKTHIPIEKATILPADEILGEVEEFWT, encoded by the coding sequence ATGAAAGTAAACCGCGTATTTTCGCCGGATATCTACACTAAGATAATGCTGGCAGAACCTGATAAAAAAGACGATATCTACCGCTACGAAATGATGATGCCATTTAAAGGCAAATGGGATCTATATCACATCCCTATGAAGCCAACGCATCCTGGCGGGTACGATATCATTATGGCTAATAACAGACTTGGACTTATGCCGCCATCAGAAATAGACAGTAAGTTAAGAGAAAGCATTGAAGCTTTATATGACGAGAGTATCTGGGATTCATGCCAGAAAGCTATAGAAACGGCGTTAAAGAGATTTGAAGATCAGGGAGTTGAGCTTAAAGTTAAAGAATATCTTTATTCTATATTCCTTGCTAATCCAAAGAATGCTTATACGATCATGAATGAGGGCTACTGCGGTGATGGAGGCATTCCGGGATACATCATGGGATGGCTGATTCCATCTGCTGACACTATAAAAAGGCTCCCGGCTGCGCTGGCACATGAGACCAATCATAATGTAAGGTATCAGTATATAAAATGGACAAATGATATAAATCTTGCTGAGATGATCGTTAGTGAAGGTCTTGCAGAGAACTATGCTACAACAATATTTGGAGAGGAGTTCCTCGGACCATGGGTTACAAAAACAGATATGGAGCTTATGCCTCTTATCAAAGAGATAATACACGATGGTCTTAATGTAACTGGATTTGCCGAGATAACAGGTTATCTTTACGGTGATGAGATGGCTGAACTTCAGCAGTTTCCTAAAGCTGGCCTTCCATACTGTGCAGGATATGCAACAGGTTATTATCTTATTAAATATTATCTTGAGAAAACTCATATCCCGATCGAGAAGGCAACTATACTTCCTGCCGATGAAATACTTGGAGAAGTGGAAGAATTCTGGACATAG
- a CDS encoding permease prefix domain 1-containing protein produces the protein METIKNYLETMFATIPDSPQSRKAKQELLSMMEDKYNELKESGMPENEIIGTIISEFGNKEDLMEFLGQNSNDTALEVVRDIPNNQNVANRRIISMDEAFKYISDVSASRSTLGLGVFMCILAPIGPILASGLGNIFFLSLFSGIFDALGVAVLFLFVAIGVGFILVSCSKSKAWEFLEKEPCALALDAEPGVQNELMEHQETKTFMLALGVLLCIISVVPVTFFGIISFIDFFTEALGPALIFPLVGAGVFCILNSTRTTSPCETLLELKNK, from the coding sequence ATGGAGACAATCAAAAATTATCTGGAAACTATGTTTGCTACTATTCCGGACTCGCCACAGTCCAGAAAGGCAAAGCAGGAACTTTTGTCTATGATGGAAGACAAATACAATGAACTTAAAGAAAGCGGCATGCCTGAAAATGAGATAATCGGTACTATTATCTCCGAATTTGGCAACAAAGAAGATCTTATGGAATTCCTTGGACAAAACAGTAATGACACAGCACTTGAAGTCGTAAGAGATATTCCAAATAACCAGAATGTTGCAAACAGACGCATCATATCCATGGATGAAGCATTCAAATATATCTCTGATGTATCAGCTTCAAGAAGTACTCTGGGTCTTGGCGTTTTCATGTGCATACTTGCTCCGATCGGACCTATACTTGCTTCCGGGCTTGGCAATATCTTCTTCCTTAGCCTTTTTTCAGGTATATTTGATGCTTTAGGAGTTGCAGTTTTATTTTTATTTGTTGCTATCGGAGTTGGCTTTATCCTTGTATCATGTAGCAAGAGTAAAGCATGGGAATTCCTGGAAAAAGAACCTTGCGCTCTGGCCCTGGATGCAGAACCCGGTGTACAGAATGAACTTATGGAACATCAGGAAACCAAAACATTTATGCTGGCTCTTGGAGTTCTCCTTTGCATAATAAGCGTTGTTCCGGTTACATTTTTCGGAATCATTTCATTTATTGACTTCTTCACAGAAGCACTTGGACCTGCTCTCATCTTCCCACTTGTAGGTGCCGGCGTATTCTGTATTCTTAACTCCACAAGAACAACAAGTCCTTGCGAGACACTTCTTGAGCTTAAGAACAAGTAA
- a CDS encoding MerR family transcriptional regulator yields the protein MEEKMTSGEFANKAGVSAKALRIYDEKGLLKPVGYSEGNYRLYDKSSLLILEKIIALKHVGFSLEEIKSSLEDDDNSSIKDTLKKQLEMMETKIYEMQKAAQCIKTALIRLEEDPNWDDVADTIKKMEMGQGADERRWFAQSHAADDVEWYEKIWDSMDFRGGDQVLDLGCSYGLLWRENLKKFPENFKVDGYDLHGTWADDLVSDMDSIKANIPESSDIKVYFEDLEKDETWDSIPKEKYTKIIAHYLILYLNDPEKFVEHVSKVLREDGVFSATYCNTSAEHDFWEQEIAEMGLDNSFVKKRRKYLDDKDKWLQDILESYFARVDRVRLPGPMRFDKSEELYDRLTRRFSACKKYLEDNKEIFCSYFDKKIEAEGSIVIDIDTVFYRCYMR from the coding sequence ATGGAAGAGAAAATGACATCAGGCGAGTTTGCGAATAAGGCGGGGGTATCTGCCAAGGCTCTTCGTATCTATGACGAGAAGGGACTTTTAAAGCCGGTTGGCTATTCTGAAGGCAATTACAGATTGTATGATAAGAGTTCTTTATTAATATTAGAAAAAATAATTGCACTTAAGCATGTAGGCTTCAGCCTTGAGGAGATTAAGTCGAGTCTTGAAGATGATGATAACAGCTCGATCAAGGATACTCTTAAGAAGCAGCTTGAAATGATGGAAACTAAGATCTATGAGATGCAGAAGGCTGCGCAGTGTATCAAAACAGCGCTTATAAGGCTGGAAGAAGATCCTAACTGGGATGACGTTGCTGATACTATCAAGAAGATGGAGATGGGTCAGGGCGCTGATGAAAGAAGATGGTTCGCTCAGTCACATGCGGCAGATGACGTAGAGTGGTATGAGAAGATTTGGGATTCAATGGATTTTAGGGGAGGGGATCAGGTTCTTGATCTTGGCTGCAGCTATGGACTTCTCTGGAGGGAAAATCTTAAAAAGTTCCCTGAGAATTTCAAGGTAGATGGCTACGATCTTCACGGAACCTGGGCTGACGATCTGGTAAGTGACATGGATTCTATCAAGGCGAATATTCCGGAAAGCTCAGATATAAAGGTTTATTTTGAAGATCTGGAAAAAGATGAGACGTGGGATAGTATACCAAAAGAAAAGTATACTAAGATCATTGCTCACTACCTTATTCTATATTTAAACGATCCGGAAAAGTTTGTAGAGCATGTATCCAAGGTTCTCAGGGAAGACGGCGTATTTTCTGCGACCTATTGTAATACTTCAGCAGAACACGATTTCTGGGAGCAGGAGATTGCAGAGATGGGGCTTGATAATTCTTTTGTCAAGAAGAGAAGGAAATATCTGGACGACAAGGACAAATGGTTACAGGATATCCTTGAAAGCTACTTTGCAAGAGTTGATAGGGTAAGGCTTCCGGGACCTATGCGATTCGATAAGTCAGAAGAGCTTTATGACAGACTTACAAGGAGATTTTCTGCCTGCAAGAAGTATCTGGAGGATAATAAGGAGATTTTCTGCAGCTATTTCGATAAAAAGATAGAAGCAGAAGGATCCATAGTCATCGATATCGACACAGTTTTCTATCGCTGCTATATGAGGTGA
- a CDS encoding AI-2E family transporter, protein MDKFFDRFDKKYLKICLYASITTLITIGIILLLISSGSFWIKLWSIFSAVLKPIIIGGIICYLFLPIVVRLEKLFNRKKKHKWARPLSVLLTFLIVLAAIALILTLIAVAIYKNIESINIESIKNIFFKLKEDYESIWKFVVQQLEAQGISSVNISQVVSLVTGAVGSFFSGLLFGVIFSIYFLLDSSHLSGYWTRAFKLIFGNKAEERLELFLTDADNAFSGYIRGQFTDALIVGVLITIILSIVGVPYAVVVGVFAGLGNLIPYLGPVVGYLTCVVVCLPSGAFDKMILGVIIFAIVMFIDGNIINPKLLSDNVEVHPLLVVAALIGGGALGGIAGMIIAVPCAALIKLQFERYLQKMADKRKLEESEAVSKDDVTDANRNENNDN, encoded by the coding sequence TTGGATAAATTTTTTGATAGATTCGATAAAAAATATTTAAAGATATGCTTATATGCTTCTATAACAACACTTATAACAATAGGCATCATCTTATTGCTTATCAGTAGTGGTTCCTTCTGGATCAAACTGTGGTCAATTTTTTCCGCAGTACTCAAGCCCATAATTATCGGCGGAATCATCTGCTACCTCTTTCTGCCAATAGTAGTCAGATTAGAAAAGCTCTTTAACAGAAAAAAGAAACATAAATGGGCAAGGCCTCTCAGTGTCCTTCTTACCTTTCTCATAGTACTTGCTGCTATCGCTCTGATACTGACTTTGATCGCAGTTGCTATCTATAAGAATATAGAATCAATAAATATTGAATCTATCAAAAATATATTTTTCAAACTAAAAGAAGACTACGAATCTATTTGGAAGTTCGTAGTACAGCAGTTGGAAGCTCAAGGTATATCTTCTGTAAACATCAGCCAAGTGGTATCTCTTGTAACCGGAGCTGTTGGAAGCTTCTTCTCAGGACTGTTATTCGGAGTGATCTTCTCTATCTACTTCCTGCTTGACAGTAGCCACCTTTCAGGATACTGGACCAGAGCTTTCAAGCTTATATTTGGTAATAAGGCAGAAGAAAGACTTGAACTGTTTTTAACAGACGCCGACAACGCCTTCTCCGGCTACATCCGCGGCCAGTTTACAGATGCTCTTATAGTTGGCGTACTTATCACCATCATTCTTTCTATAGTTGGTGTTCCTTATGCTGTTGTAGTCGGTGTATTTGCAGGCCTTGGCAATCTCATCCCATATCTGGGACCTGTTGTCGGATACCTGACCTGCGTTGTTGTCTGCCTGCCTTCAGGTGCTTTTGACAAGATGATACTTGGTGTCATCATATTTGCTATCGTAATGTTTATCGATGGTAACATCATCAATCCAAAGCTCTTATCCGATAACGTCGAAGTACACCCCTTACTTGTAGTTGCAGCCTTAATCGGCGGTGGTGCCCTCGGCGGAATCGCCGGCATGATCATCGCAGTTCCATGCGCAGCTCTTATTAAACTACAGTTTGAGAGATATCTTCAGAAAATGGCTGATAAAAGGAAGCTAGAGGAATCCGAAGCTGTTAGCAAGGATGATGTAACTGATGCCAATAGAAATGAAAACAACGATAATTAA